One Methanocaldococcus villosus KIN24-T80 genomic window carries:
- the rpiA gene encoding ribose-5-phosphate isomerase RpiA — MVILSKGDRLNLKLKVAKEAAKLIKDGMVVGLGSGSTAAMFIRELGSRIEEEELTVFGIPTSFESKMLALQYGIPLVSLDEYDVDIAIDGADEVEKETLFLIKGGGGCHTMEKIVDYNAKEFVVIVDESKIKNKLSYPIPVEVLPQAYRVVMKKLKDMGGEPIIRLAERKRGPVITDNGNMIIDVSMEIDDAVSLESEINNIPGVVENGIFTKVDKVLVATKKGIKTLKK; from the coding sequence ATGGTAATACTAAGTAAGGGTGATAGATTGAATTTGAAGTTAAAGGTAGCAAAAGAGGCTGCAAAGTTAATAAAAGATGGTATGGTAGTAGGTTTAGGTAGTGGTTCTACTGCAGCTATGTTTATAAGAGAACTTGGTAGTAGGATAGAGGAGGAGGAATTAACTGTATTTGGCATTCCCACATCCTTTGAATCTAAAATGTTAGCTTTACAATATGGAATTCCTTTAGTTAGCTTAGATGAGTATGATGTTGATATAGCCATAGATGGAGCAGATGAAGTTGAAAAAGAAACACTATTTTTAATAAAAGGTGGAGGGGGTTGCCACACAATGGAAAAGATTGTTGATTACAATGCAAAAGAATTTGTTGTGATAGTGGATGAGTCAAAAATAAAAAATAAACTTTCATACCCTATACCTGTTGAAGTTTTACCTCAAGCTTATAGAGTGGTTATGAAAAAATTAAAGGATATGGGAGGGGAACCTATAATAAGATTAGCAGAAAGAAAAAGAGGACCAGTTATAACTGATAATGGTAACATGATAATAGATGTATCAATGGAAATAGATGATGCTGTTAGCTTAGAAAGTGAAATAAACAACATACCAGGAGTTGTAGAAAATGGAATATTTACTAAAGTTGATAAAGTTTTAGTAGCTACAAAAAAAGGTATAAAAACATTAAAAAAATAA
- the hmdC gene encoding 5,10-methenyltetrahydromethanopterin hydrogenase cofactor biosynthesis protein HmdC produces MRDLIKESINNLDAALELRKIVLNKIRNRKLKESDIIEILDAIDDLSLEEIIKLGSNFRKFPLGCDLVDIAIGPCASNLSMLELLENCILADYIGYPIHICAYAIADIAEKEGIETIELFKKIIENVEVPIDIDHFGQYGPMRFPKEITHCYGECYFKGYFRGCPRKRIHKRLIEKEKKERFVEDYIRLASTVCVNVVEEQGAEEHAAPIEEMEIVANLAKKYGKGLEGIFHVGDGYDDLIEGINACLKLDVDVFVIEGACFNRAKDKLKAFAKAVAISRILVKGGVVATNGAYENECRIALRAGLNTIITGFPYNHHGYMCGYSPGTAKRGNFGLRRVMRIIKEEIKDLNVKLADKNINKAIAMGNNFLKDKIYPYTLGSFFLGDAHWRAVKESKLMKYKPEKTIDDIKEDKLGLIGGRYIAWAIAEKAEEVYISDRDPWVEKATVKVLNENGINAYPCNGDDREALRYKGYITTFIPELALKIYKKLKEYNNIELLI; encoded by the coding sequence ATGAGAGATTTAATAAAAGAATCAATAAATAATTTAGATGCTGCATTAGAATTAAGAAAGATTGTATTAAACAAAATAAGAAATAGAAAACTTAAAGAGAGTGACATTATTGAAATATTGGATGCTATAGATGATTTATCTTTAGAAGAGATTATTAAATTAGGATCAAATTTTAGAAAATTTCCTTTAGGTTGTGATTTAGTTGATATTGCTATAGGGCCATGTGCTTCTAATTTATCAATGTTAGAATTATTAGAGAATTGTATTTTAGCTGACTATATTGGCTATCCAATTCACATATGTGCTTATGCTATAGCTGACATTGCTGAAAAAGAAGGAATAGAAACAATAGAGTTATTTAAGAAGATCATTGAAAATGTTGAAGTGCCAATAGATATAGATCATTTTGGACAATATGGCCCAATGAGATTTCCAAAAGAGATTACCCATTGTTATGGAGAGTGTTATTTTAAAGGATATTTTAGAGGATGTCCTAGGAAGAGAATTCATAAAAGATTGATTGAAAAAGAAAAAAAAGAAAGGTTTGTCGAAGATTATATAAGGTTAGCTTCAACTGTTTGTGTGAATGTCGTAGAGGAGCAGGGAGCTGAAGAGCATGCAGCTCCAATAGAGGAGATGGAGATTGTGGCTAATCTTGCTAAGAAATATGGTAAAGGGTTAGAAGGGATATTTCATGTTGGTGATGGATATGATGATTTAATAGAAGGGATAAATGCATGTTTAAAGTTAGATGTGGATGTTTTTGTTATTGAAGGAGCATGTTTCAATAGGGCAAAGGATAAATTAAAAGCTTTTGCTAAAGCAGTAGCTATAAGTAGGATATTGGTTAAAGGGGGAGTTGTAGCAACAAATGGGGCTTATGAAAATGAGTGTAGAATAGCTTTAAGAGCAGGGCTGAATACAATAATTACTGGTTTTCCTTACAATCATCATGGATATATGTGTGGCTATTCTCCTGGAACAGCAAAGAGAGGTAATTTTGGACTTAGAAGAGTTATGAGAATAATAAAAGAAGAAATAAAAGATTTGAATGTAAAATTAGCTGATAAAAATATAAATAAAGCTATAGCAATGGGTAATAATTTTTTAAAAGATAAGATATATCCCTACACATTAGGTAGCTTCTTTCTTGGAGATGCACATTGGAGAGCAGTTAAAGAGAGTAAATTAATGAAATATAAACCAGAAAAAACAATAGATGACATTAAAGAGGATAAATTGGGATTAATTGGAGGAAGATATATAGCTTGGGCAATAGCTGAGAAAGCTGAAGAAGTTTATATATCTGACAGAGATCCATGGGTAGAGAAAGCAACAGTTAAGGTGTTAAATGAAAATGGAATTAATGCATATCCTTGCAATGGAGATGATAGGGAAGCTTTGAGATATAAAGGCTATATAACAACCTTTATTCCTGAATTGGCTTTAAAGATCTACAAAAAACTAAAAGAGTATAATAATATAGAGTTATTAATTTAG
- the mvk gene encoding mevalonate kinase, which yields MVAKVILFGEHAVVYGYRAISMAINLNTSVKVEKADKFIIYSENLNKTLVSDNLECNDRDFSYIINTLKIFFNNFNIEPEYLKLSIYSEIPVSCGLGSSASVIIETLKSLSNFYNIELDKNDIFKLAYEVERITQGKASITDTATITYGGVLEIKDNKFRKLNDLNDFIKECDFLIAYVEKRNKKTADLVKEVSNLDYKDEIFKEIDKIAKEAIKVNDKKEFGELLLKNHELLKKLNISTNKIDKVIDIAKKYSYGAKITGAGGGGCVIILLNDNWKELIKRIKNHVISLYPCKVIL from the coding sequence ATGGTAGCTAAGGTTATACTTTTTGGAGAACATGCAGTAGTTTATGGCTATAGGGCAATTTCTATGGCAATAAACTTAAATACTTCTGTAAAAGTAGAGAAAGCAGATAAGTTTATAATATATTCAGAAAATTTGAACAAAACTCTAGTTTCTGATAATTTGGAATGTAATGATAGAGACTTCTCATATATAATTAATACATTAAAAATATTCTTTAATAACTTTAACATAGAACCAGAATATTTAAAATTATCCATATATTCAGAAATTCCTGTTAGCTGTGGTTTAGGGAGCTCTGCTTCAGTTATAATTGAAACATTAAAAAGTTTATCTAATTTTTATAATATTGAATTAGATAAAAATGACATATTTAAATTAGCCTATGAAGTAGAGAGAATTACTCAAGGGAAAGCCAGTATAACAGACACAGCAACAATAACTTATGGTGGGGTATTAGAGATAAAAGATAATAAGTTTAGAAAGCTTAATGATTTAAATGATTTTATTAAAGAATGTGATTTTTTAATAGCCTATGTTGAAAAGAGGAATAAAAAAACTGCTGATCTTGTTAAAGAAGTTTCTAACTTAGATTATAAAGATGAGATATTTAAAGAAATAGACAAAATAGCTAAAGAGGCTATAAAAGTCAATGATAAAAAAGAGTTTGGTGAGTTATTATTAAAGAATCATGAATTATTAAAAAAATTAAATATATCTACAAATAAAATAGATAAGGTTATAGATATAGCTAAAAAATATAGCTATGGGGCTAAGATTACAGGAGCTGGAGGAGGGGGATGTGTTATTATATTATTAAATGATAATTGGAAGGAGTTAATTAAAAGGATAAAAAATCATGTAATATCTCTTTATCCATGTAAGGTGATTCTATGA
- a CDS encoding helix-turn-helix domain-containing protein has translation MEKVAIYIIGDIVLSENTGAALKKWRNLFNIQQIELANYLNISPSVISDYETGRRKNPGVNVIRKYVLALIEIDKRKGGYTIKALKRLLEKSPSMKAILSIKEYNNPIKIKDFAKILEGEIVVGSNLDAVIYGHTVVDSIKAIMEMTGEEFYHLYGWTTERALIFTNVSTGRSPMVAIRVSLMKPRVIVFQGLDKNKIDKLAIKLAEIDNIPIITTKLDIDELIKRLNEIG, from the coding sequence ATGGAAAAAGTGGCTATTTATATCATTGGGGACATCGTCTTATCTGAGAATACTGGAGCTGCATTAAAAAAGTGGAGAAATTTATTTAATATACAGCAGATTGAGTTAGCAAACTATCTCAATATCTCTCCATCAGTTATAAGTGATTATGAGACTGGAAGAAGAAAAAATCCTGGAGTTAATGTAATAAGAAAGTATGTTTTAGCTTTGATAGAAATTGATAAGAGAAAAGGAGGCTATACAATAAAAGCTTTGAAAAGATTATTAGAGAAATCTCCATCAATGAAAGCTATATTATCCATAAAAGAGTATAACAATCCTATAAAAATAAAAGATTTTGCCAAAATTTTAGAAGGAGAAATAGTTGTTGGGTCTAATTTAGATGCTGTTATTTATGGTCATACTGTTGTAGATAGTATTAAAGCTATTATGGAAATGACTGGAGAAGAATTTTATCACTTATATGGTTGGACAACTGAAAGGGCTCTTATATTTACAAATGTCTCCACTGGAAGAAGTCCTATGGTTGCTATTAGAGTTAGCTTAATGAAACCAAGAGTTATAGTTTTTCAGGGTTTAGATAAAAATAAAATTGATAAATTAGCTATAAAATTGGCAGAAATTGATAATATTCCCATAATTACAACTAAATTAGATATTGATGAATTAATAAAAAGATTAAATGAAATAGGGTGA
- a CDS encoding hydroxymethylglutaryl-CoA synthase has translation MAGIVGYGSYIPKYRIKVEEIARVWNKDADAIKKGLLVYEKSVPALDEDTATIAVEAARNALKRAEINGKEIEAIYVGSESHPYAVKPTATIVAEAIDATPNLTAADLEFACKAGTAGIQICMGLVDSGIIKYGLAIGADTAQSAPGDALEFTASAGGAAYIIGNKKEIAVFNGTFSYTTDTPDFWRREGRPYPKHGGRFTGEPAYFRHVLNAAKGLMEKLGTSPKDYDYCVFHQPNGKFYLRVAKILGFKEEQYKLGLLTPYIGNTYSGAVPLGLSNILDHCNGGERILAVSYGSGAGSDAFDITVKERINKVKDKAKKTAEYINNKEYIDYAIYIKFRKKIKF, from the coding sequence ATGGCAGGAATTGTTGGTTATGGAAGCTACATCCCAAAATATAGAATTAAAGTTGAAGAAATAGCAAGAGTTTGGAATAAAGATGCTGATGCAATAAAGAAAGGTTTGCTGGTTTATGAAAAATCCGTCCCAGCTTTAGATGAAGATACAGCTACAATAGCTGTTGAAGCAGCAAGAAATGCTTTGAAAAGAGCTGAAATTAATGGAAAAGAAATAGAAGCTATTTATGTTGGTAGTGAAAGTCATCCATATGCTGTTAAACCAACAGCGACAATTGTTGCTGAAGCTATTGATGCTACACCAAATTTAACTGCAGCTGATTTAGAATTTGCTTGTAAAGCAGGGACAGCAGGAATACAGATATGTATGGGCTTAGTTGATAGTGGGATAATAAAGTATGGTCTTGCTATTGGAGCAGACACTGCCCAGTCAGCTCCAGGAGATGCTTTAGAATTCACAGCATCAGCAGGAGGGGCTGCTTATATAATTGGAAATAAAAAAGAAATAGCAGTGTTTAATGGAACATTCTCTTATACAACAGATACTCCAGACTTCTGGAGAAGAGAAGGTAGGCCATATCCTAAACATGGTGGAAGATTTACAGGAGAACCTGCATACTTTAGACATGTTTTAAATGCTGCTAAGGGATTAATGGAAAAACTAGGAACAAGTCCTAAAGATTATGATTATTGTGTTTTCCATCAACCAAATGGTAAGTTCTATCTTAGAGTTGCTAAAATTTTAGGTTTTAAAGAGGAACAATATAAATTAGGATTATTAACTCCTTATATAGGGAATACATACTCAGGAGCAGTTCCTTTAGGATTGTCTAATATACTAGACCATTGTAATGGAGGAGAAAGGATTTTAGCAGTTTCATATGGTAGTGGAGCAGGTAGTGATGCTTTTGATATAACAGTAAAAGAAAGAATAAATAAAGTTAAAGATAAAGCTAAGAAGACAGCTGAATATATAAATAATAAAGAATATATTGACTATGCAATTTATATTAAATTCAGGAAGAAAATAAAATTTTAA
- a CDS encoding 2-isopropylmalate synthase, whose product MIIYREENEIIREALKNINLPKNVYIFDTTLRDGEQTPGVSLTVDEKVEIAVKLDELGVDVIEAGFPISSLGEREAIKKICSLNLNAEICGLARARKEDIDAAIDCGVDRIHTFIATSPLHRKYKLKMDKEEIIERAIEAIEYIKEHGIKVEFSAEDATRTELNYLKEVYKKAIEAGADIINVPDTVGVMIPRAMNYLIKYLNDLDVTISVHCHNDFGLAVANSLAAVEAGAKQIHCTINGLGERGGNAALEEVVMSLHCIYGIKTNIKTEKLYEVSKLVAKYTEINVQPNKAIVGENAFAHESGIHAHGVLAHALTYEPIPPELVGQKRKIILGKHTGTHAIKAKLKELGYNNLTEEQFKEIVKRIKSLGDKGKRITDRDVEAIVEDVLGRVAKKERVVDLEQIAVMTGNIIPTASVALRINKDVKKVSSIGVGPVDAAIKAIQKAIGEKIKLKEYHLSAITGGTDALAEVVVKLESDGKEVITKAASEDIVRASVEAVIDGINRLLKKH is encoded by the coding sequence ATGATAATCTACAGAGAAGAAAATGAAATTATAAGAGAAGCTTTAAAAAACATTAACCTTCCTAAGAATGTTTATATATTTGACACAACACTAAGAGATGGAGAACAAACTCCAGGAGTTTCTTTAACTGTTGATGAAAAAGTTGAGATAGCTGTAAAGTTAGATGAGTTAGGAGTAGATGTTATTGAAGCAGGATTTCCTATTTCTTCATTAGGAGAAAGAGAAGCCATTAAAAAAATATGTTCTTTAAACTTAAATGCTGAAATATGTGGCTTAGCAAGAGCTAGGAAAGAAGATATTGATGCAGCTATTGATTGTGGTGTAGATAGAATCCATACTTTTATAGCTACATCTCCTTTACATAGAAAATATAAGTTAAAGATGGATAAGGAAGAAATAATAGAGAGAGCTATTGAAGCTATTGAATATATAAAAGAACATGGAATAAAAGTTGAATTTTCTGCTGAAGATGCTACAAGAACTGAGTTAAATTATTTAAAAGAAGTTTATAAAAAAGCTATTGAGGCTGGTGCTGATATAATAAACGTCCCTGACACAGTAGGAGTTATGATTCCTAGAGCTATGAACTATTTAATAAAATATTTAAATGATTTGGATGTTACAATATCAGTCCACTGTCATAATGATTTTGGATTAGCTGTAGCAAATTCTTTAGCAGCTGTAGAAGCTGGAGCTAAGCAGATACATTGTACAATTAATGGATTAGGAGAAAGGGGAGGAAATGCTGCTTTAGAAGAAGTAGTTATGAGCTTACATTGTATTTATGGAATAAAAACAAATATTAAAACTGAAAAATTGTATGAAGTTTCTAAGTTGGTAGCAAAATATACTGAAATAAATGTTCAACCAAATAAGGCCATAGTTGGGGAAAATGCTTTTGCACATGAAAGTGGGATTCATGCTCATGGAGTTTTAGCCCATGCTTTAACATATGAACCCATACCTCCAGAACTTGTTGGACAGAAAAGAAAGATAATACTTGGAAAACATACAGGAACTCATGCCATTAAAGCTAAATTAAAAGAACTAGGATATAATAATTTAACAGAAGAACAATTTAAGGAGATAGTTAAAAGAATTAAAAGTTTAGGAGATAAAGGAAAGAGAATAACAGATAGGGATGTTGAGGCAATTGTAGAAGATGTGTTAGGTAGGGTAGCCAAAAAAGAGAGAGTTGTTGATTTAGAACAAATTGCAGTTATGACAGGAAATATTATTCCAACAGCCTCAGTAGCTTTAAGAATAAACAAAGATGTTAAAAAAGTTTCATCTATTGGTGTGGGTCCAGTAGATGCTGCAATTAAAGCCATACAAAAAGCTATTGGAGAGAAGATTAAATTAAAAGAGTATCATTTATCTGCAATAACAGGAGGAACTGATGCATTAGCAGAGGTTGTTGTTAAATTAGAAAGTGATGGAAAAGAAGTAATAACAAAAGCTGCTAGTGAAGATATTGTTAGAGCTTCTGTTGAAGCTGTGATAGATGGGATTAATAGATTATTAAAAAAACATTAA
- a CDS encoding AI-2E family transporter, producing MRYNEFKYLIKIIIIVLILSFFYFIFPYIDVIAYAIVFSYMALPIYNFIYNISKNRNLASILAVIIFVLPIILIGLYIIWLIVSYIINLDIGLFISYYKWLVGKYRLDNIINDEFIKKYGEDVIKYIVSKISSSLLSLGNLFIKILIIIFMTFYFLKDGYHIKDIILNITPHDYRSRLEIYLMYLHETYKNIFISCVNISIIITALAYIGYKLTFSPYPELLAIITGIFALLPILGSWMVYGSLALYYFLINNYYSAIFILIYGVIFLNLVPDFILRPYLVKKDTDIHPVLVIIAFLIAPLSLGVVGFAIGPLVIGALYALYLAKYRDKKI from the coding sequence ATGAGATATAATGAGTTTAAATATTTAATAAAAATAATTATTATTGTGTTAATACTATCATTTTTTTATTTTATATTCCCATATATTGATGTTATAGCATATGCCATTGTTTTCTCTTACATGGCTTTACCAATATATAACTTTATATATAATATTAGTAAGAACAGAAACTTGGCATCAATATTAGCTGTTATTATATTTGTTCTACCTATAATTTTAATTGGTTTATATATTATATGGTTAATTGTTAGCTATATCATAAATTTAGATATTGGTTTATTTATCTCATATTATAAATGGTTAGTGGGGAAGTATAGGTTAGATAATATTATAAATGATGAGTTTATAAAGAAATATGGAGAAGATGTAATAAAATATATAGTATCAAAAATATCAAGCAGTTTATTAAGTCTAGGTAACTTATTCATAAAGATTTTAATAATAATCTTTATGACTTTCTATTTTTTAAAAGATGGCTATCATATAAAAGATATTATTTTAAATATAACTCCTCATGACTATAGGAGTAGATTAGAAATATATTTAATGTATCTGCATGAGACATATAAAAATATCTTTATTAGTTGTGTCAATATTTCAATAATAATAACAGCTTTAGCATATATAGGATATAAACTCACATTTTCCCCATATCCTGAATTGTTGGCAATAATAACAGGAATATTTGCCCTTTTACCTATATTAGGTAGCTGGATGGTTTATGGAAGTTTAGCACTTTACTATTTTTTAATAAACAATTATTATAGTGCCATTTTTATTTTAATATATGGAGTTATATTTTTAAATTTAGTTCCAGATTTTATTTTGAGACCTTATTTAGTAAAAAAAGACACCGATATACATCCTGTATTGGTTATAATAGCATTTTTAATAGCTCCTCTCTCCTTAGGAGTTGTAGGTTTTGCAATAGGACCTCTTGTTATAGGAGCATTATATGCCTTATACTTAGCTAAGTATAGAGATAAAAAAATTTAA
- a CDS encoding glycosyltransferase family 4 protein, whose protein sequence is MKVLMPTIFYPHIGGITVHVENLVKNLEDIEFYLITYDYSKPKYKNIHIYNVPYLKRFRGVSYLINAYRVSKKIIDKEKIDIIHSHYAFPQGCLGGLLKKRYGIPHILTLHGSDALILKNSLLGKKFFNFAIENADEIICVSNYIKETVGRGRVIYNGVDREMLYNEGDHNFALFVGSFVKQKGVDILIKEIEDIDYNFILIGDGPLYKEVYNYISKKGLGHIMLLGKKKFNEVAYYMRKCSFLIVPSRSEGFGLTAIEAMACGKPVVARNVGGLREIVINNYNGFLTNNLKEKIELLINDKNLRETLGKNAYKFSKKFSWEKTAEEVRKVYEEIV, encoded by the coding sequence ATGAAAGTTTTAATGCCCACTATTTTCTATCCTCATATAGGAGGAATAACAGTACATGTGGAGAACCTTGTAAAAAATTTAGAAGATATTGAATTTTATCTCATAACTTATGATTATTCCAAACCAAAGTATAAAAATATTCATATTTATAATGTTCCATACTTAAAAAGATTTAGAGGTGTTAGTTATTTAATAAATGCTTATAGAGTCAGTAAAAAGATTATTGATAAAGAAAAGATAGATATTATCCACTCTCACTATGCATTTCCTCAAGGATGTTTAGGAGGGCTATTAAAAAAGAGATATGGAATACCTCACATATTAACATTACATGGATCGGATGCACTAATATTAAAAAATTCTCTGTTAGGTAAGAAATTCTTTAATTTTGCTATAGAAAATGCTGATGAAATAATATGTGTCAGTAATTACATTAAAGAGACAGTTGGTAGAGGTAGGGTAATTTATAATGGAGTAGATAGGGAGATGTTATATAATGAGGGAGATCATAATTTTGCCCTTTTTGTAGGCTCTTTTGTTAAACAGAAAGGAGTTGATATATTAATTAAAGAGATAGAAGATATTGACTATAACTTCATACTCATAGGTGATGGACCACTATATAAGGAGGTTTATAATTATATAAGTAAGAAGGGGTTAGGGCATATAATGTTATTAGGAAAAAAGAAATTTAATGAAGTAGCTTATTATATGAGAAAATGTAGTTTTTTAATAGTACCTTCAAGAAGTGAAGGTTTTGGTTTAACAGCTATTGAAGCTATGGCTTGTGGAAAACCTGTTGTAGCTAGAAATGTTGGGGGGTTAAGAGAGATAGTTATTAATAACTATAATGGTTTCTTAACAAATAATTTAAAAGAGAAAATAGAGTTACTAATTAATGATAAAAATTTGAGAGAAACGTTAGGAAAAAATGCCTATAAGTTTTCAAAAAAATTCTCTTGGGAAAAGACTGCTGAAGAGGTTAGAAAGGTTTATGAGGAGATAGTATGA
- the ilvD gene encoding dihydroxy-acid dehydratase: MKSDSVKRGIERAPHRALLKACGYTDEEIERPFIGIANSFNEIVPGHIHLRELADAVKKGVYANGGTAFEFNTIAICDGIAMGHEGMKYSLPSREVIADSIECMAKAHGFDGLVLIPSCDKVVPGMIMGAIRAEIPFIVLTGGAMPPGEFRGKRYDLISVFEGIGAYKANKISEEELKEIENIACPGAGSCAGLFTANTMACLTEAMGLSLPYCATSLANTAEKMRIAKKTGYAIMEMIKKGITMDKILTKEAFENAIIVDLALGGSTNTTLHIPAIANEVEKGLITLDDFDKLSDKVPHIASLRPGGEHFIIDLHRAGGIPAVLKVLEEIINKECLTVSGKTVREIINNVKYIDHNVIRTVDNPVHKTAGLRILKGSLAPRGAVVKISAVSPKMYKFKGPARVFNSEEEAVKAILNSEIEEGEVIVIRYEGPASTGMREMLAPTSAICGMGLDEKVALITDGRFSGGSRGPCIGHVSPEAMAGGPIAVVEDGDMIEIDMINKRLDLCLSEEEIKERLTKWKKPEIKVRGYLRRYSKLVTSADEGAVLRD, translated from the coding sequence ATGAAAAGTGATAGTGTAAAAAGAGGAATAGAAAGGGCTCCACATAGAGCATTATTAAAAGCTTGTGGATATACTGATGAAGAGATAGAAAGACCATTCATTGGAATAGCTAATAGCTTTAATGAAATTGTTCCAGGGCATATTCATCTAAGAGAATTGGCTGATGCTGTTAAAAAGGGTGTTTATGCTAATGGAGGAACAGCTTTTGAATTTAACACCATTGCTATATGTGATGGTATTGCTATGGGTCATGAAGGTATGAAATACTCTTTACCTTCAAGGGAAGTAATAGCAGATTCTATTGAATGTATGGCAAAAGCTCATGGATTTGATGGTCTTGTATTAATTCCATCATGTGATAAAGTAGTTCCTGGAATGATAATGGGTGCTATTAGGGCAGAAATTCCATTTATTGTTCTTACTGGAGGGGCTATGCCTCCAGGAGAGTTTAGAGGGAAAAGATATGATTTGATAAGTGTTTTTGAAGGAATTGGAGCATATAAAGCAAATAAGATAAGTGAAGAAGAGTTAAAAGAAATTGAAAACATTGCCTGTCCAGGTGCTGGAAGCTGTGCTGGATTATTTACAGCTAATACTATGGCATGTCTTACTGAGGCTATGGGTTTATCTCTACCATACTGTGCTACTTCATTAGCAAATACTGCGGAAAAAATGAGAATAGCTAAAAAAACAGGATATGCTATAATGGAAATGATAAAAAAAGGTATAACAATGGATAAAATACTTACTAAAGAGGCTTTTGAAAATGCTATTATTGTTGATCTCGCATTGGGAGGTTCTACAAACACCACCTTGCACATTCCTGCTATAGCAAATGAAGTTGAAAAAGGTTTAATTACTTTAGATGACTTTGATAAATTATCTGACAAGGTTCCACATATAGCCAGCTTAAGACCAGGAGGAGAGCATTTCATCATTGATCTTCACAGGGCTGGAGGAATTCCTGCAGTTTTGAAAGTATTAGAAGAGATAATAAATAAAGAATGTTTAACTGTTAGTGGGAAAACTGTTAGAGAGATAATTAATAATGTTAAATATATTGATCATAATGTCATTAGAACAGTTGACAATCCTGTCCATAAAACTGCAGGGTTAAGAATATTAAAAGGTAGTTTAGCTCCGAGGGGAGCTGTGGTGAAAATTTCTGCAGTTTCTCCTAAGATGTATAAATTTAAAGGACCAGCAAGAGTATTTAACTCTGAAGAAGAAGCTGTAAAAGCTATATTAAACAGTGAAATTGAAGAGGGGGAGGTAATAGTTATTAGATATGAAGGCCCTGCAAGTACAGGTATGAGAGAAATGCTTGCCCCAACCTCTGCTATATGCGGTATGGGGTTAGATGAAAAAGTGGCTTTAATAACTGATGGTAGATTTAGTGGAGGTTCAAGAGGGCCATGTATTGGCCATGTTTCTCCTGAGGCAATGGCTGGTGGACCTATAGCAGTGGTTGAGGATGGAGACATGATAGAAATAGACATGATTAATAAGAGATTAGATTTATGCTTAAGTGAAGAAGAAATAAAAGAAAGATTGACAAAATGGAAAAAGCCAGAAATTAAAGTTAGAGGTTATTTAAGAAGATACTCTAAACTTGTAACCTCAGCAGATGAAGGGGCTGTATTAAGGGATTAG
- a CDS encoding endonuclease dU, whose translation MKDQIEVIGFDDAPFKREDREGILISVYMRGNKIIDGIYFKRIKKDGLDVTEKIIEIVKGKHYKKIKAIFLSGVTFAGFNIANINEIYSKTGKPVIVVIDKNPNKDKIFLALKKHFCDAEIRIRIINSLPNPEKLENIYVQYIGCDRNFVKNMIKKTKLKSKIPECLRIAHLIGRGFLELME comes from the coding sequence ATGAAAGATCAGATAGAAGTAATAGGTTTTGATGATGCACCATTTAAAAGAGAAGATAGGGAGGGTATATTAATATCTGTATATATGAGAGGAAACAAAATAATTGATGGAATATATTTTAAGAGGATTAAAAAAGATGGGTTAGATGTTACAGAAAAAATAATAGAAATAGTAAAAGGTAAGCATTATAAGAAAATAAAAGCTATCTTTCTGTCAGGAGTAACCTTTGCAGGTTTTAATATAGCAAATATTAATGAAATATATAGTAAAACTGGAAAACCAGTTATTGTAGTTATAGATAAAAATCCTAATAAAGATAAGATATTTTTAGCCTTAAAAAAACATTTTTGTGATGCTGAAATAAGAATAAGGATTATAAACTCATTACCAAATCCTGAAAAGTTAGAAAATATCTATGTACAATATATAGGGTGTGATAGAAATTTTGTAAAAAATATGATAAAAAAGACTAAATTAAAAAGTAAAATTCCAGAGTGTTTAAGAATAGCTCATTTAATTGGTAGAGGATTTTTAGAATTAATGGAATAA